GATCTGCGAAAAATGGTAGGTTGGCTAAATGAGCAGGAGATTATAGCTGTAGATACAGAGACAATGGGTACTAATCCTTTTATTGATGAAATTGTGGGGATTTCTCTTTACGCTCCCCACCAGGGGTTTTATATTCCTCTTAAACACATAGAGGATATAAGAGATGCGCCAGTAGAAGAAGGCCAACAGGTGGGGGTGGATTATGTACGGTGTCTTCCTAAAAATGTGGTGACAGCGGCATTGAAGCCGTTATTGGAGGATAAAAGTAAAAAGTTTGTTCTTCACAATTGTAAATTTGACCAGCACATTCTTAGAAATTGGATGGGAATTAATCTCACGCCTTATTTTGATACTATGATTGCCCAGGCTTTGTTAGATGAAAACCAAAGTAAAAAGTTAAAAGATATGGCTACCTACTATTTAAAAATTCCCGCTGATCGTTTCAGCACTCTTTTTGGCAATGTAACTTTTGATAAAGTGCCGATAAAAATTAATCCCCACACTAGGACAGGTAATTTAGCTACTTATTATGCGGTAAAGGATACCGAACTTACTTATAAAATGTATGAATTTCAAATTAAAAACCTTAACCGTCCAAACCTAGAGCAAATAAAAAAGTTGTTTTTTGAAGTAGAAATGCCTTTCTCGCAAATAGTTTTAGAGGCCGAGCGGCGGGGAGTGCGGATGGATACGGAATACTTGGAAAACGTAGTTGCTAAGCAGTTATATGCTGAATTAGAAGAGTTAAGGCAGAAGATATGGCATTATACAGGGGAAATAAACCTCA
This portion of the Moorella sp. E308F genome encodes:
- a CDS encoding DNA polymerase — translated: MSPNEEIEKALEIRDEKMEKKRKRTAKKEKAKPVKKLTKKEQQIREIANNTVLPDHYFTIWTEVDLRKMVGWLNEQEIIAVDTETMGTNPFIDEIVGISLYAPHQGFYIPLKHIEDIRDAPVEEGQQVGVDYVRCLPKNVVTAALKPLLEDKSKKFVLHNCKFDQHILRNWMGINLTPYFDTMIAQALLDENQSKKLKDMATYYLKIPADRFSTLFGNVTFDKVPIKINPHTRTGNLATYYAVKDTELTYKMYEFQIKNLNRPNLEQIKKLFFEVEMPFSQIVLEAERRGVRMDTEYLENVVAKQLYAELEELRQKIWHYTGEINLKSPAQLAVALYDRLKLPRVNTKKPNSTDKKTLKMLKKEHEVISLILDFRSKAKLVDAFADKLPKAVINGRVHTSFNTVGARSGRMSSSNPKRDWGFVA